The genomic stretch ATATTATTAAAACAAACAGAAGGCACAGGAGTAGATGTATATACTCACTCTGAAATGCTTCCTGCTCACTACTACCCAGAATTAAAAAAATATAAACACTTTGTAGGCAATTACGGCGGAGCTTGGTGGGATCAAAGAAAAGATTTTGAAAGTTTTAACGGACCTATTTTAATGACTACAAACTGCATAGTAACTCCTTTAGCAAGTTATAAAGACAGAGTATACACAACAGGAGCCGCAGGTTTTGAAGGCTTAAAACATATAGAAAGCCATACTGGTAAAGAAAGCGATAAAGATTTTACTCCTATAATAGAGCATGCCAAAAAATGCGAAGCTCCTAAAGAAATAGAAAGCGGTTTTATAGTTGGAGGATTTGCTCATAATCAGGTATTATCTCTTAAAGACAAAATTGCTGAAGCTGTAAAATCCGGAGCTATAAAAAGATTTATTGTAATGGGCGGATGCGATGGAAGACATAAAGAGAGAGAATATTATACTGAGTTTGCAAAAAAACTTCCTAAAGATACTGTAATATTAACTGCAGGCTGTGCTAAATACAGATACAATAAATTAGATTTAGGAGATATTAACGGTATCCCTAGAGTGTTAGATGCAGGACAATGTAATGACTCATACTCATTAGCTGTTATTGCTTTGGGACTTAAAGATTTATTCGGTTTAGATGATGTTAATGACTTGCCTATAGTTTATAATATAGCTTGGTATGAACAGAAGGCTGTTATAGTTTTACTTTCATTATTATATTTGGGGGTAAAAAATATACATTTAGGACCAACAATTCCGGGATTCTTATCACCTAATGTGGTTAATATATTAGTTTCAAAATTCGGAATTGGAGGAATAGGAAGTGTTGATGAAGATTTGAAAAAATTCAATTTAACAGCATAAAACTCCAACGATAATGGAAAGGGCTTAACTTTTATAAGTTAGGCTCTTTTTATTATAGAAGTATTTATAGATTAATTAAGCTATAAGTGTTTTTAGAAAAGTTGATTAAATGATTGTATATAATACATATCAGAAATTTATTTTCATTCCCGCCCTTCAAATTTTTTGATACTATTTTGTTATTTCTGTATAGTTTTTATTTTTTAGCTTTAACTGTTATTCTGGCTGCCCACCCAAGTGCTTTTTAAATTTGTAATTCTCTTCAACGCACGTATAATGAAATTTTATATATAAGATAAATCAGTATTTTAAATTAATTTATATTAAAAAAATGCGTTCTGCGTGCGTTTAGGAAAGTGCAAATTTAAATAACGCTTTGGGCGGGTGCACTTTATAAACTGAAGACCTACAAATTTAATCAAACTAATATAAAAAACAAAGCTTTAAAATCTAAAAGGGCGGGGATTAAAATAAAATTTTGCAAATTATTTTAACTCCTACCATTTAAATTTTTTGATACTATTTTGTTATTTCTGTATAGTTTTTATATTTTGCTTTAACTGTTATTCTGGCTGCCCACTCAATCGTTTTTTTTAATTAATATTATCTGTTTTCAGCTCTAAACCTAGCGGGATCTGTAAAAGGACGCCTTCCTTGAAATTTTGATAAATAAACTATGTTGCTTGCTATATTGACAAATCCGTTATCTCCATACTTCATTATAGTTTCTTTTGCCTGCTTATCTTTCATCATATAATATGCTAAAGGTACATCATCTATAAATAAATGGCATAATATACGATCGAAAATATCATAAGAAGATACAAGCATACTTACATTTGAAGCATTATTAATTTTTTCTATTACATAGTTTTTTACATTAGTTCCATAATTCTGCTTGAGTTCTGGGGCATCAACTCCTATAAATCTGTAATAATTATTTTTGTATTTTATGGTGTCGCCGTCTGATACTTTTATAAAATCTTTATTTAAAGAAACTAAATATTTGTAGTTAATATTATTGGTGTCTATCTCTCTAAAATCTTTGTTTGTTATAGATAGAAAGAGCTTTGTATTATTACTGTCTTTAAGAGTTAAATATTCTTCATTATTTATATTATCTATATTTAATACAACCCTGCAGTATTTTATATTAAGAACTTTTAATTTATTAATAATGCTGTCATCAGAAGCATAAAACATAATCTTATCTTTAAAAAATAATGAGTAAATAAAAAGCCTTAAAAAACCAATATATTTTATACTTGGAAAATGACCGCTTATATATTTTTTATCCTGATTAGTTAGAGCATTATAAACATATACTTTATCACGGTTTTTTATATAGTCATAAATAATAGAAGTTTTATTATTTTCTATCATACTTATTAAAGATTTGCTGTCTATGAATAAATCTCTTGTTTCTTTAAAGTTTAGCAATTGTATAAGAAAATAAAAGATTATAATAAAAGAACAAATAAAAACTATTATTATAATCTTTTCATTTTTTTTATTAAAAGTTCGCATTTAGCTTTTATATCCTCAGAAGACACTATTTCGGTGAGCATACATAAACTCATAGCCTTATGTTCTATAAGAATATCCATGTTATTTAACTTTATACCGCCAATGCATACAAAAGGAATATCAATATTTTTTACTACATAATCAAGATAATCAATACCGGTTGCAGTATTAGCATCAGGCTTTGTCTGAGTAGAAAATATAGGACCTATTCCTATATAGTTGCAAGAAGTATTAACGGCACTTAAAGCCTCATTCTTATTCGTAGTAGAAAGTCCTATAATAAGGTCATCGCCTACAACTTTTCTTACAGCCTCAATAGGCATGTCTTTCTGCCCTATATGCACCCCATCAGCTTCAACTGCTAAAGCTAAATCAGCGTAATCATCTATCAAAAATAATGCTTCATATTTATTTGTAAGCTCTCTAATCTCTAAACATTCATTATATTTTTCACGCATATATTTATTGGGATTATCCTTTTCTCTGTACTGAATAATTTTTATACCTGCTTCAAGCATTGATTTTACTACTTCTATATTACTTCGTCCGTTGGAAAAATCTTCAGCAGTAACACAGTATATAGAACTATTAAAATATTTTTGTTTGAGAAACTCTCTCTTATCTTTTTTATTTTTTATTGTCTTGAAATATTTCATAAAACTAATCATTAATGATCTCCGATATTTAGGCATTGATTTTATTAATTGGTATACAAATATTTTATTATAATGTATGTATTTTTTCAATAAAAAATTAAAATGTTAAAAAACGCTTTTGTAAATAAATTTTAACTCTTTGTATTTTAATCTATATGTCTATATTAATTTACTTTTCTGTCAATACAATTTTATAAATTATTTTTTATATTCTGCAGTTAATTCAAATAAGCATTAAAAAATCTGTATAATCCTTGAGAATCATATTCTATTCCCTTTAATTTCGGAGACACTAATAATGCTTCAGAATAAAAATATATTGGTATTACAGCATTATCTTTTATAAATATATCCTCTGCCAAATGAAGTGCATGCATTCTTATATCATTATTTTTATTTGTAGAAGCTATATCAATATAATCATCAAAGGCATTATTTGAATAAGAGCCGTAATTGTTAGGAGCATCGCTTTTAAAAATATTCAAAAAATTAATAGGGTCATTATAATCAGCGTACCATAAATAAACAGCCATATCAAAATCTTTATTATACATATTCTGAAGATAAGAAGCCCATTCATATTTTACTATTCGTATATCAATATTAAGAGCATCTTTAATCATGTTCTGCACAGCATCGGCTATATTTACATCAAACTCTCTAGTTGCTATAAGCAAATCAATCACAGGAAAGTTTTTTCCGTTTTCATATCCTGCTTCTGCCAATAATTTTCTAGCCTCTTCAATATTTTTTTTATAATCATCAATATTTATATTATTCCCTCCTTTTTCTCTAAAATCCCCGTTTATATCATTAATACCATAAGGAACTAAACTTCCTGCAGGACGCTCGCCGCATTTTGTTATTGATTTTACTATATAATCTCTGTCTATAGCTAAAGATAATGCCCTCCTTACTCTATTATCTTTTAATTCTTTTTTATTATTTAGATTAAATCTATAGTAGTATGAAGCAGCTACTGGTACTATATGAATTATTCCTTTTTTCTTTAGAGTTTCTATATCATTTCTTGGGAAAGGTTTTGCAAAATGAATAGAACCATTAAGAACACCTGCAAGCGAAGTATTCGGCTCTTCCATTAAAAGAAAATTTAATCTATTAGGCTTTATATTTTCATTATTCCAATAATTAGTATTTCTTTCTAGTATTATGCTTTTATCAAAGTTTCGCTCTGTCATTTTAAAAGCACCGTTACCAATATAGCTTTCAGGTTTTAATGTCCATTCATCGCCGTATTTATTTATTATATCCTCACGTACTGGATAGAAAGGAGGGTATGCTGTAAGCTCTAAAAAATATGCAGTAGGACTGTTCAACTCTACTTCAAAAGTATAGTCATCTATTGCTTTAACTCCAAGCTCCTCTAAAGCTTTTTTCCCGGATATCACTTCCTTAGCATTTTTTATTATTTCAAAATAATAGCTGTATTTATTAGCAGTTTTCGGATCAACGGCACGTCTCCAAGTATAAACAAAATCTTTAGCTGTAACACTTTTGCCGTCGCTCCATTTAGCATTAGTTCTTATATAAAAAGTATAAATATTTCCTTTGCTGTTAATATCCCATCTTTCTGAAGCTCCTCCTATTATTTTATTATTTTCATCTTTTTTTGTAAGTCCTTCAAAAGCATGAAGAATATATATCATTGTAAGATTGTCTGTATTTAATGTTGGGTCAATAGTTAAAGGTTCAGGTGCCAGATTTATAACTATATCATTATTATTTGTTTTGTTAATTTCTTTTTTTGAGCATGATATAATTAAAAGTATCAGTAAATTAATAGTAATTATTTTTTTTAGCATATATTTTCCTTTTAATATTTTAATTCTTATAAAAAGTATTCTGTAATTATTAAAAATTTTTAAGTTTATCAATTTTTATGTTTTTGTAAATATATTATCAGCCTTATCTAATGCTGATTACTTTAGTCTTCGCCTCACGAAAACTTATTACAAGAATGTAAAACACAATACCTATATTTTTGTCAAAAAATGCAGTCTTTTTGTTTTTTACATTCTAACAGAAGCATTTTTTAAGATATGTATTGCTTACTGAGGCATATGTTTTTAATGGGATAATTATCTTTATAAATTTCAAATATTATATTTAAAATTACTATAAATAAATTCATTTATATAGTTTTAAATTAAGTTTAATTTAAATTATTTTTATTTATAAACTCCAAAGCTGTTTTTATATTTTCTTTGGCTAATGAAACAATACATTTTAATATCAATTTTTTATCATCTTTATTTGACATATTATATGCTTTTTCAAAGTAATCATAAGACTCTTCATTTAGTTTATCAATTATATTATTCATCTTATCAAGCTGTATTTTAATATATGCTATGCTGTTATGAGCAAGTGCATGTTTATTATTTAGTTTAATAGCTTCATTAAAACAAAATAATGCCTCATCATAATATTTTAAAGCATTTTCTTTATCATTCATAGTCTGATATATATTAGCCAATTTTGTAATAGTATATCCCATACTGTCATATATTGAGGCATTGGTTATATTATCATCTATATCTAAAGCAAGCCCTTTATTATAATAAACTAATGCATCATTAAGTAGTTCTATAGCTTTATTAATGTTTCCTTTTTTAAGTTCATTATTAGAGTATTTTGTCTTTGAAAAACCTATTCCATTATAGGCATTTAAATAATTAGAGTTAATATCAATTGCTCTTATAAAGTCTTCAAAAGCTTCATTGTATAGTTTTAATGCTACCTTGCTTAGTCCTCTGTTATAGTATGCGTCTAATGCTTTATTATCTATCTCTATGACTTTGGTATAATATTCTATTGATTTATTATATTCTTCCATATAGTCATAGCATATACCTATATTAAGATAAGCGTCTGTATTTTCTTTATCAAGTTCTATTATTCTTTTAAAATCTTCTATAGCTTCATTATATAGATTAATTTCCATTTTTGCTAAAGCTCGGTTATAGTATGCCTCTAATGAATTATTATCAAGCTCAATAACTTTAGTATAATATTTTACAGCATTATCATAATCTTCCAAACATTCATAAGATAAAGCTAAATGATAATAAGCATATACATTTTCATTATCAAGTTCTAATACTTTTTTAAAATCCTTAATAGCTTCATCATAATTTTCAGTTCTATAATATATAATTGCTCTTTCATTATAAGCGTCTATATATTCATTATTTAATTCAATAGCTTTGTTAATATATTTTAAAGCCTCATCAAATTCATTTAAATAAAAATTGGTAAGCCCTCTGAAATAGTAAAACTCACTGTTTTCATCATATAGAGAAATAGCCTTGTCAAAATCTTCTAAAGCCTCTCTGTATAAATGTATTCTTCCCTTTAATAAAGCCCTATTATTGTATAAATAAGCATCATTTTGTTCCAGCTCTATAGCCTTGTTATAATCTTCTAGTGCCTCATCATACATCTGCATTTCATTTTTGATAAGTCCTCTGTTATTGTAAGAATATGTGTCGTCTGGATTAAGCTCTATAGCTTTGTCATAATCTTTTAATGCATCTTCATACAATTCTAATGCCTCTTTTGCTAATGCTCTGTTATAATAGATATATGATATATATTCATCTTTTTCTATTATTTTTGTATAGTATTTAATAGCTTCTTTATAGTTGCCCAATTTATATTCAATAAGTCCAGCATCATTATAAATACTGATTATATTTTCTGGGTCAAAATCTATTGCTTTTTGATAATCTTCTCTAGCTTCATCATATAACTCCAAATTACTTTTTGAAAGCCCTCTGAAATAGTAGGCATTTGATGCATTAGAATCAAGCTCTATAGATATATCAAAATCATTTATTGCCTCTTCGTACAAACCTAAATAAAACTCAGTTAATGCTTTAAAATAAAATGCTTCGCTATCATCTTCTCTTAATTGTACAAGTTTATTAAAATCGGATAAAGCCTCTTCATATCTTGTTAAATATGATTTAGAATGTCCTCTGTAATAATAAATATCTGCAATATATTCTTCTTCTGTTTTTTCTATTAGATATAAAGCCAAGTCAAAATTCTTAATAGCCTCTTCATAGTTTGCCAAATAAAAATATCCAAGTCCAACATAATATACAGCCTCAAAATCATCTTCATCAAACTCTAATACTTTTTTAAAATCTTCAATACCTTCTTCATATCTCTTTAAATATGATTTTGAATGACCTCTGTTATAATATGCATCTGTTTTGTCTGGAGATAATTCTATTACCTTGTCAAAATCTTTTATGGCTTCTTCATAATTTTTTAAATTAAACTTTGATATAGCTCTGTTATAATATGCATCTACTAATGTATTATGAGTAATATTTATCTCTTCATCATCTATATTTCTCTCTTCATCTTCATTTTTATTATCATCAT from Brachyspira murdochii DSM 12563 encodes the following:
- the hcp gene encoding hydroxylamine reductase; this encodes MDNKMFCYQCQETMNNTGCVTSGVCGKKPDLAYLEDLLVHVTKGLSNITTAIRKEGGKVDKKVNHDVTFNLFTTITNANFDKEVFYKRIEYTAKLCNELANQVKDKSLILEESLWTPKSKEDMDAKSKTVGVLEEKNEDIRSLKETVIYGVKGLSAYMRHANMLDYENEEVDAFIQRALNETLRNDINADELLSLVLETGKNGVDGMALLDKANTSTYGNPEITKVNIGVGKNPGILVSGHDLKDIEILLKQTEGTGVDVYTHSEMLPAHYYPELKKYKHFVGNYGGAWWDQRKDFESFNGPILMTTNCIVTPLASYKDRVYTTGAAGFEGLKHIESHTGKESDKDFTPIIEHAKKCEAPKEIESGFIVGGFAHNQVLSLKDKIAEAVKSGAIKRFIVMGGCDGRHKEREYYTEFAKKLPKDTVILTAGCAKYRYNKLDLGDINGIPRVLDAGQCNDSYSLAVIALGLKDLFGLDDVNDLPIVYNIAWYEQKAVIVLLSLLYLGVKNIHLGPTIPGFLSPNVVNILVSKFGIGGIGSVDEDLKKFNLTA
- a CDS encoding thermonuclease family protein gives rise to the protein MRTFNKKNEKIIIIVFICSFIIIFYFLIQLLNFKETRDLFIDSKSLISMIENNKTSIIYDYIKNRDKVYVYNALTNQDKKYISGHFPSIKYIGFLRLFIYSLFFKDKIMFYASDDSIINKLKVLNIKYCRVVLNIDNINNEEYLTLKDSNNTKLFLSITNKDFREIDTNNINYKYLVSLNKDFIKVSDGDTIKYKNNYYRFIGVDAPELKQNYGTNVKNYVIEKINNASNVSMLVSSYDIFDRILCHLFIDDVPLAYYMMKDKQAKETIMKYGDNGFVNIASNIVYLSKFQGRRPFTDPARFRAENR
- the thiE gene encoding thiamine phosphate synthase; protein product: MISFMKYFKTIKNKKDKREFLKQKYFNSSIYCVTAEDFSNGRSNIEVVKSMLEAGIKIIQYREKDNPNKYMREKYNECLEIRELTNKYEALFLIDDYADLALAVEADGVHIGQKDMPIEAVRKVVGDDLIIGLSTTNKNEALSAVNTSCNYIGIGPIFSTQTKPDANTATGIDYLDYVVKNIDIPFVCIGGIKLNNMDILIEHKAMSLCMLTEIVSSEDIKAKCELLIKKMKRL
- a CDS encoding peptide ABC transporter substrate-binding protein; its protein translation is MLKKIITINLLILLIISCSKKEINKTNNNDIVINLAPEPLTIDPTLNTDNLTMIYILHAFEGLTKKDENNKIIGGASERWDINSKGNIYTFYIRTNAKWSDGKSVTAKDFVYTWRRAVDPKTANKYSYYFEIIKNAKEVISGKKALEELGVKAIDDYTFEVELNSPTAYFLELTAYPPFYPVREDIINKYGDEWTLKPESYIGNGAFKMTERNFDKSIILERNTNYWNNENIKPNRLNFLLMEEPNTSLAGVLNGSIHFAKPFPRNDIETLKKKGIIHIVPVAASYYYRFNLNNKKELKDNRVRRALSLAIDRDYIVKSITKCGERPAGSLVPYGINDINGDFREKGGNNINIDDYKKNIEEARKLLAEAGYENGKNFPVIDLLIATREFDVNIADAVQNMIKDALNIDIRIVKYEWASYLQNMYNKDFDMAVYLWYADYNDPINFLNIFKSDAPNNYGSYSNNAFDDYIDIASTNKNNDIRMHALHLAEDIFIKDNAVIPIYFYSEALLVSPKLKGIEYDSQGLYRFFNAYLN
- a CDS encoding tetratricopeptide repeat protein, producing MNNDDKSNIERLFNLGHEAFSNNDYNKAINYLDEIIDIYNKDIIAYSDGEFIIYSDSYDDNKNEDEERNIDDEEINITHNTLVDAYYNRAISKFNLKNYEEAIKDFDKVIELSPDKTDAYYNRGHSKSYLKRYEEGIEDFKKVLEFDEDDFEAVYYVGLGYFYLANYEEAIKNFDLALYLIEKTEEEYIADIYYYRGHSKSYLTRYEEALSDFNKLVQLREDDSEAFYFKALTEFYLGLYEEAINDFDISIELDSNASNAYYFRGLSKSNLELYDEAREDYQKAIDFDPENIISIYNDAGLIEYKLGNYKEAIKYYTKIIEKDEYISYIYYNRALAKEALELYEDALKDYDKAIELNPDDTYSYNNRGLIKNEMQMYDEALEDYNKAIELEQNDAYLYNNRALLKGRIHLYREALEDFDKAISLYDENSEFYYFRGLTNFYLNEFDEALKYINKAIELNNEYIDAYNERAIIYYRTENYDEAIKDFKKVLELDNENVYAYYHLALSYECLEDYDNAVKYYTKVIELDNNSLEAYYNRALAKMEINLYNEAIEDFKRIIELDKENTDAYLNIGICYDYMEEYNKSIEYYTKVIEIDNKALDAYYNRGLSKVALKLYNEAFEDFIRAIDINSNYLNAYNGIGFSKTKYSNNELKKGNINKAIELLNDALVYYNKGLALDIDDNITNASIYDSMGYTITKLANIYQTMNDKENALKYYDEALFCFNEAIKLNNKHALAHNSIAYIKIQLDKMNNIIDKLNEESYDYFEKAYNMSNKDDKKLILKCIVSLAKENIKTALEFINKNNLN